The following proteins are co-located in the Pan troglodytes isolate AG18354 chromosome 5, NHGRI_mPanTro3-v2.0_pri, whole genome shotgun sequence genome:
- the NOL7 gene encoding nucleolar protein 7, with the protein MVQLRPRASRAPASAEAMVDEGQLASEEEEAEHGLLLGQPSSGAAAEPLEEDEEGDDEFDDEAPEELTFASAQAEAREEERRVRETVRRDKTLLKEKRKRREELFIEQKKRKLLPDTILEKLTTASQTNIKKSPGKVKEVNLQKKNEDCEKGNDSKKVKVQKVQSVSQNKSYLAVRLKDQDLRDSRQQAAQAFIHNSLYGPGTNRTTVNKFLSLANKRLPVKRAAVQFLNNAWGIQKKQNAKRFKRRWMVRKMKTKK; encoded by the exons ATGGTGCAGCTCCGACCGCGCGCGTCTCGCGCCCCGGCGTCGGCAGAGGCGATGGTGGACGAGGGCCAGCTGGCctcggaggaggaggaggcggagcACGGGCTGTTGCTCGGGCAGCCCAGCAGCGGCGCGGCCGCCGAGCCCCTGGAGGAAGACGAGGAAGGGGACGATGAGTTTGACGATGAGGCCCCGGAGGAGCTGACTTTCGCCAGCGCCCAGGCGGAAGCGAGAGAAGAGGAGCGGCGAGTGCGGGAGACCGTGCGCAG GGATAAAACGCTcctgaaggagaagaggaagcgACGCGAGGAGCTGTTCATCGAACAGAAG aaaagaaaactccttCCAGACACTATTTTGGAGAAGTTAACCACAGCTTCACAGACTAA catCAAGAAATCGCCAGGAAAGGTGAAAGAAG ttaatttgcaaaagaaaaatgaagactgtgaaaaaggaaatgactCCAAGAAAGTTAAAGTACAAAAAGTACAGTCTGTCAG CCAGAATAAAAGCTACTTGGCCGTAAGGCTAAAAGACCAAGATCTGAGAGATTCAAGGCAACAAGCAGCACAAGCCTTCATACATAATTCATTATATGGGCCAGGAACCAACAGGACTACTG TAAATAAGTTCCTGTCTCTTGCCAACAAGAGGTTACCAGTGAAAAGAGCTGCTGTCCAGTTTTTGAATAATGCTTGGG GAatccagaaaaaacaaaatgccaaGAGGTTTAAAAGACGGTGGATGGTCAGAAAGATGAAAACTAAGAAGTAA